From Eleftheria terrae, the proteins below share one genomic window:
- the astA gene encoding arginine N-succinyltransferase, with protein sequence MIVFRSIRSGDLDALLSLARQVGAGMTTLKPDRTMLGRRIERAVASFAGQLPAAECDYVFVLEDTCSGEVIGVSALKAAVGLDEAFYNFRVGRLVHASRELGVHATKQTLFLSNDFTGSAELCTLFLAPAHRSSQCGRLLSKGRLLFAAGFLDLFPELLIAEMRGWQREDGSSPFWESLGRHFFRMDFAEADDISSLGPKSFIAELMPRYPVYTDFLTDAAREVIGVVHRDTAPARRLLEQEGLLYEGFVDIFDAGPVLQGHIKQLRITRESVLAIARRGGPAPRSGGAPVLVSNTVRGDFRVIVSSGQPAYGRFDLGEAELAALELADGDPVRVVALNAGDKLHV encoded by the coding sequence ATGATCGTGTTCCGATCCATCCGCAGCGGCGACCTTGACGCGCTGCTGTCGCTGGCCCGCCAGGTGGGTGCCGGCATGACCACGCTGAAGCCCGACCGCACCATGCTCGGCCGGCGCATCGAGCGGGCCGTGGCCTCCTTCGCCGGCCAGCTGCCGGCCGCCGAGTGCGACTATGTCTTCGTGCTGGAGGACACCTGCTCCGGCGAGGTGATCGGCGTCAGCGCGCTGAAGGCGGCGGTCGGGCTGGACGAGGCCTTCTACAACTTCCGGGTCGGCCGCCTGGTGCATGCCAGCCGCGAGCTGGGCGTGCATGCGACCAAGCAGACGCTGTTCCTCTCGAACGACTTCACCGGCAGCGCCGAGCTGTGCACCCTGTTCCTGGCGCCAGCGCACCGCAGCAGCCAGTGCGGCCGACTGTTGTCGAAGGGCCGGCTGCTGTTCGCGGCCGGTTTCCTCGACCTGTTCCCCGAGTTGCTGATCGCCGAAATGCGCGGCTGGCAGCGCGAGGACGGTTCCTCGCCGTTCTGGGAAAGCCTGGGGCGGCACTTCTTCCGGATGGACTTCGCCGAGGCCGACGACATCAGCAGCCTGGGCCCCAAGTCCTTCATCGCGGAGCTGATGCCGCGCTACCCGGTCTACACCGACTTCCTCACCGACGCCGCGCGCGAGGTGATCGGCGTGGTGCACCGCGACACCGCGCCCGCGCGCCGGCTGCTGGAGCAGGAAGGCCTGCTGTACGAGGGCTTCGTCGACATCTTCGACGCCGGCCCGGTGCTGCAAGGCCACATCAAGCAGCTGCGCATCACCCGCGAAAGCGTGCTGGCGATCGCCCGCAGGGGCGGGCCCGCCCCGCGCAGCGGCGGTGCCCCGGTGCTGGTGAGCAACACCGTGCGCGGTGACTTCCGCGTCATCGTCAGCAGTGGCCAGCCGGCCTACGGCCGCTTCGACCTCGGCGAGGCCGAGCTGGCCGCCCTCGAACTGGCCGACGGCGACCCCGTGCGCGTGGTCGCACTCAATGCAGGAGACAAGCTTCATGTATAG